Proteins encoded within one genomic window of Bradyrhizobium sp. CB1717:
- a CDS encoding ABC transporter substrate-binding protein produces MRNGILHLATATALTVALSVCAANAQKKYDPGASDTEIKIGQTNPFSGPASAYATIGKTQAAYMKMINDQGGVNGRKINLVQYDDAYSPPKAVEQVRKLVESDEVLLTFQLLGTPSNAAVQKYLNSKKVPQLFASTGASKFTDPKNFPWTMGFNPNYFVEGRIYGQYIIKNHPNAKIGILYQNDDLGKDYLNGIKAGLADKASSMIVSETSYEVSDPTVDSQILKIKDAGADLFFSATTPKQAAQAIKKIAELGWHPVQILDINATSVGAVMKPAGLEASKGVISVNYGKDPLDPTWKDDPGMKKYFEFMAKYYPEGDKDSSFNSYGYITSQLMIYVLKQCGDDLTRENVMKQATSLKNVQLDLLLPGIAVNTSPTDYRVNKQLQMMKFNGERWELFGPILEDAGPAG; encoded by the coding sequence ATGAGGAATGGAATTCTGCATCTGGCCACGGCAACGGCGCTGACCGTGGCGCTATCGGTCTGTGCGGCCAATGCCCAGAAGAAATATGATCCGGGCGCCAGCGACACCGAAATCAAGATCGGACAGACCAACCCCTTTAGCGGGCCCGCCTCGGCCTATGCCACTATCGGCAAGACGCAGGCTGCTTACATGAAGATGATCAACGATCAGGGCGGCGTGAACGGTCGCAAGATCAACCTCGTCCAGTATGACGACGCCTACTCGCCGCCGAAGGCCGTGGAACAGGTGCGCAAGCTGGTCGAGAGCGACGAGGTGCTGCTCACCTTCCAGCTTCTCGGCACCCCCTCGAACGCGGCGGTGCAGAAATATCTCAATTCCAAGAAAGTGCCGCAGCTGTTCGCATCGACCGGCGCGTCCAAGTTCACGGACCCGAAGAACTTCCCGTGGACCATGGGCTTCAACCCCAACTACTTCGTCGAGGGCCGCATCTACGGCCAGTACATCATCAAGAACCATCCAAACGCCAAGATCGGAATCCTCTACCAGAATGACGACCTCGGCAAAGACTATTTGAACGGCATCAAGGCCGGGCTCGCCGACAAGGCGTCGAGCATGATCGTGTCAGAGACCTCCTATGAAGTCTCCGACCCGACCGTCGATTCGCAGATCCTCAAGATCAAGGACGCCGGTGCGGACCTGTTCTTCAGCGCCACGACGCCGAAGCAGGCTGCGCAGGCGATCAAGAAGATCGCCGAGCTCGGCTGGCATCCGGTACAGATCCTCGACATCAACGCTACCTCGGTCGGTGCGGTGATGAAGCCCGCGGGCCTCGAGGCCTCCAAGGGCGTGATCAGCGTCAACTACGGCAAGGATCCGCTCGACCCGACCTGGAAGGACGACCCCGGCATGAAGAAGTACTTCGAGTTCATGGCGAAGTACTATCCGGAGGGCGACAAGGATTCGAGCTTCAACTCCTATGGCTACATCACGAGCCAGTTGATGATTTACGTGCTGAAGCAGTGCGGGGACGATCTGACCCGTGAAAACGTGATGAAGCAGGCGACCAGCCTGAAGAACGTGCAGCTTGATCTGCTGCTTCCGGGGATCGCCGTCAACACCTCGCCGACCGACTACCGCGTCAACAAGCAGCTTCAGATGATGAAGTTCAATGGCGAGCGCTGGGAACTGTTCGGCCCGATCCTGGAGGATGCTGGCCCGGCGGGTTAG
- a CDS encoding DUF1330 domain-containing protein → MGHIDPTKEIFAQFRDNDRPGPIHMLNLVRLRKEAAYPDGRKASGAEAYAAYGRESGPVFERLGGRIVWQGKFELMLIGPQEERWDHCFIAEYPSVAAFVEMIRDPVYREAVKHRQAAVEDSRLIRHAVLPVGKNFGEVPK, encoded by the coding sequence ATGGGCCACATCGATCCGACCAAGGAGATTTTTGCGCAATTCCGGGACAACGACCGCCCGGGCCCGATCCACATGCTCAACCTGGTACGCCTGCGAAAGGAAGCCGCCTACCCCGATGGCCGCAAGGCCAGCGGCGCGGAAGCCTATGCCGCCTACGGCCGCGAAAGCGGCCCGGTGTTCGAACGCCTCGGCGGCCGCATCGTCTGGCAGGGCAAATTCGAGCTGATGCTGATCGGTCCGCAGGAGGAACGCTGGGACCATTGCTTCATCGCCGAATACCCAAGCGTTGCTGCCTTCGTCGAGATGATCCGCGACCCCGTTTATCGCGAGGCGGTGAAGCACCGTCAGGCCGCCGTGGAGGATTCGCGATTGATCCGGCACGCGGTGCTGCCGGTGGGGAAGAATTTCGGGGAGGTGCCGAAGTAG
- a CDS encoding penicillin-binding protein 1A — protein sequence MAWGKKKGGRKEPLFGLPAALADLRLTAADRIPGGEDKPKKSTKSSAKRKNDDAGEEPPRERKAPAGRSGAKRRSKSGGGFSLGRLVYWGAVLSLWGVIAVIGVVIYVGAHLPPIQSLEIPKRPPTIQIVGIDGSMLAQRGEMAGANVALKDLPPYLPKAFIAIEDRRFYSHFGIDPVGILRALVTNVLHRGVSQGGSTLTQQLAKNLFLTQERTMQRKLQEAELAIWLERKHSKDEILELYLNRVYFGSGAYGVEAAAQKYFGKSARNVTVAEAAMLAGLVKSPSRLAPNRNPEGAEARAQIVLTAMADAKFITEAQAQASIGHPSYNVKPAGAGTVNYVADWIGEVLDDLVGQIDESIKVETTIDPKLQSVAEAAIIDELAAKSVKFNVSQGALVAMTPDGAVRALVGGRNYSESQYNRAVTARRQPGSSFKPFVYLTALEQGLTPDTVRQDAPIEVKGWKPENYTHEYFGAVTLTQALAMSLNTVAIRLGLEVGPKNVVRTAHRLGISSKLEPNASIALGTSEVSVVELVGAYAPFANGGFAVAPHVVTRIRTLSGKLLYMRQPDERNQVIDPRNVGMMNAMMRETLISGTAKKAEIPGWPAAGKTGTSQDYRDAWFIGYTANLVTGVWLGNDDNSPTKKATGGGLPVEVWSRFMKTAHEGVPVANLPNSQATWGLSNLAQAASQVSPPTAAAPGPAPASAGGYRPPPPTRANVRPEAAAGLDGWLMDRLFGGNR from the coding sequence ATGGCGTGGGGAAAGAAAAAGGGTGGGCGGAAGGAGCCGCTGTTCGGCTTGCCCGCGGCGCTCGCCGATCTGCGCCTGACGGCTGCGGACCGCATCCCCGGCGGCGAGGACAAGCCGAAGAAATCAACGAAATCATCCGCCAAGCGCAAGAACGACGATGCCGGCGAGGAGCCGCCGCGTGAGCGCAAGGCACCGGCCGGCCGCAGCGGCGCCAAGCGGCGCTCGAAATCCGGCGGCGGGTTCAGCCTCGGCCGCCTGGTCTATTGGGGCGCGGTGCTGAGCCTGTGGGGCGTCATCGCCGTGATCGGCGTCGTGATCTATGTCGGCGCTCACCTGCCGCCGATCCAGTCGCTGGAGATTCCCAAGCGTCCGCCGACGATCCAGATCGTCGGCATCGACGGCAGCATGCTGGCGCAGCGTGGCGAGATGGCCGGTGCCAATGTCGCGCTGAAGGATTTGCCGCCGTATTTGCCGAAGGCTTTCATCGCCATTGAGGACCGCCGCTTCTATTCGCATTTCGGCATCGACCCCGTCGGCATCCTGCGCGCCCTCGTCACCAACGTGCTCCATCGCGGCGTGTCGCAGGGCGGCTCGACGCTGACGCAGCAGCTCGCCAAGAACCTGTTCCTGACCCAGGAGCGCACCATGCAGCGCAAGCTGCAGGAGGCGGAGCTGGCGATCTGGCTCGAGCGCAAGCACTCCAAGGACGAGATCCTGGAACTCTATCTCAACCGCGTCTATTTCGGCTCCGGCGCCTACGGCGTCGAGGCCGCCGCGCAGAAATATTTCGGCAAGTCGGCAAGGAACGTCACCGTGGCCGAAGCCGCGATGCTGGCCGGCCTCGTCAAATCGCCGTCGCGCCTTGCGCCGAACCGCAACCCCGAAGGCGCCGAAGCGCGCGCGCAGATCGTGCTCACGGCGATGGCGGATGCAAAATTCATCACGGAAGCACAGGCGCAGGCCTCGATCGGCCATCCCTCCTACAATGTGAAGCCGGCCGGCGCCGGCACGGTCAATTACGTCGCCGACTGGATCGGCGAAGTGCTGGACGACCTGGTCGGCCAGATCGATGAGAGCATCAAGGTCGAGACCACGATCGATCCGAAGCTGCAGAGTGTGGCGGAAGCCGCCATCATCGACGAACTCGCCGCCAAGAGCGTGAAGTTCAACGTCAGCCAGGGCGCGCTGGTGGCGATGACGCCCGATGGCGCTGTGCGCGCCTTGGTCGGCGGGCGGAACTATTCCGAGAGCCAGTACAACCGTGCGGTCACCGCCAGGCGTCAGCCGGGCTCCTCGTTCAAGCCGTTCGTGTACCTGACCGCGCTCGAGCAGGGGCTGACGCCCGACACGGTCCGCCAGGACGCGCCGATCGAGGTCAAGGGCTGGAAGCCCGAGAACTACACCCACGAATATTTTGGCGCGGTGACGCTGACCCAGGCGCTGGCGATGTCGCTCAACACGGTCGCCATCCGCCTCGGCCTCGAGGTCGGGCCGAAGAACGTGGTGCGCACCGCGCACCGGCTCGGCATCTCGTCAAAACTCGAGCCCAATGCCTCGATCGCGCTCGGCACCTCCGAGGTTTCGGTGGTCGAGCTGGTCGGCGCCTACGCGCCCTTCGCCAATGGCGGCTTCGCGGTGGCTCCGCATGTCGTCACGAGGATCAGGACGCTCAGCGGCAAGCTGCTCTACATGCGCCAGCCCGACGAGCGGAACCAGGTGATCGATCCCCGCAATGTCGGCATGATGAATGCGATGATGCGGGAGACGCTGATATCAGGCACTGCCAAGAAGGCGGAGATTCCCGGCTGGCCCGCGGCCGGCAAGACCGGCACCAGCCAGGATTATCGCGACGCCTGGTTCATCGGCTACACCGCCAACCTCGTCACCGGCGTCTGGCTCGGCAATGACGACAACTCGCCGACCAAGAAGGCCACCGGCGGCGGCCTGCCCGTCGAAGTCTGGTCGCGCTTCATGAAGACGGCGCACGAGGGCGTGCCGGTTGCCAATCTGCCGAACTCGCAAGCGACCTGGGGCCTGTCGAACCTCGCGCAGGCGGCCTCGCAAGTGTCGCCGCCGACGGCGGCCGCGCCTGGACCGGCACCGGCGAGCGCCGGCGGCTATCGCCCGCCGCCGCCCACGCGCGCCAATGTGCGGCCGGAGGCGGCGGCCGGGCTCGACGGCTGGCTGATGGACCGGCTGTTCGGCGGCAATCGCTAG
- a CDS encoding SprT family zinc-dependent metalloprotease, whose amino-acid sequence MICFCAERFPWRWLWQNPGELLPPGLTDMATRALLYRRPHEPKTLVITHGSQFFAIRLRRHRRARRYTLRIHPSDREAILTMPPRGTLAEAKDFATRHGAWIAARLGRLPKAAPFQPGTVIPLRGTPHRIVHRAGTRGTVWTETRDSGEKILCVAGGLEHADRRVHDFLKREARRDLQRSAEAYAVELGVRVKRLSIRDQSSRWGSCTSAGSLSFSWRLILAPPFVLDYLAAHEVAHLVEMNHSARFWRVCGKVCPSMERAKKWLDTHGNDLHRYGVED is encoded by the coding sequence ATGATTTGTTTTTGCGCCGAGCGCTTTCCCTGGCGGTGGTTATGGCAGAATCCGGGCGAACTCCTGCCCCCCGGACTGACAGACATGGCCACTCGCGCACTCCTCTATCGGCGGCCCCACGAACCGAAGACCCTCGTCATCACCCATGGATCGCAATTCTTTGCGATACGCCTGCGAAGACATCGCCGAGCGCGCCGCTACACGCTCAGAATTCATCCGAGTGATCGCGAAGCCATCCTCACCATGCCGCCGCGCGGCACGCTGGCCGAAGCAAAAGACTTCGCGACGCGTCACGGCGCGTGGATCGCGGCACGTCTCGGCCGTCTGCCGAAGGCTGCACCGTTCCAGCCTGGCACAGTGATACCGCTTCGCGGCACGCCCCATCGCATCGTTCATCGCGCAGGCACCCGTGGCACGGTGTGGACCGAGACGCGCGACAGCGGTGAAAAGATTCTCTGCGTGGCCGGCGGTCTCGAACATGCCGACCGTCGTGTGCATGACTTCCTCAAGCGCGAGGCGCGCCGCGACCTGCAGCGTTCGGCGGAGGCCTATGCCGTCGAGCTCGGTGTCAGGGTCAAGCGCCTGTCGATCCGCGACCAGTCCAGTCGCTGGGGCTCCTGCACCTCGGCCGGCTCGCTGTCATTCTCCTGGCGCCTGATCCTCGCGCCACCCTTCGTGCTCGACTATCTCGCCGCCCACGAGGTCGCCCATCTCGTCGAGATGAACCACTCGGCGCGGTTCTGGCGCGTGTGCGGAAAAGTCTGCCCGTCGATGGAGCGCGCCAAGAAGTGGCTCGACACGCACGGCAACGATCTGCATCGGTACGGGGTCGAGGATTAG
- the phaZ gene encoding polyhydroxyalkanoate depolymerase gives MPIGEFGGAPPLAAEGSPVLTTPMYWMYEMAHASLNPARAVTDATKLLFQNPLNPWARTEVGKSVAAACELFERTTRRYGKPEWGLDDTEVNGLRVPVEIRSVWEKPFCRLLYFDRKFTRPLRSPQPRVLIVAPMSGHYATLLRGTVEAFLPAHEVYITDWADARMVPLSEGRFDLDDYIDYIIEMLHVLGGNTHVMAVCQPSVPVVAAVSIMEARRDPFVPTSMTLMGGPIDTRRNPTGVNDLAQQRGIDWFRNHVITKVPFPHPGMMRDVYPGFLQLNGFISMNLDRHMDAHKQLFANLVKGDGDLVDKHRDFYDEYLAVMDLSAEYYLQTVDTVFVKHSLPKGEMTHRGTRVDPSKVTRVALMTVEGENDDISGLGQTEATHGLCSSIPDHRRVHYVQKGVGHYGVFNGSRFKSEIVPRIHDFMVSAANPSSLQALAAE, from the coding sequence ATGCCTATTGGTGAGTTTGGCGGCGCCCCGCCCCTGGCTGCAGAAGGCAGTCCGGTCCTGACGACGCCGATGTACTGGATGTACGAGATGGCCCACGCCTCTCTCAATCCGGCCCGTGCAGTCACCGACGCGACCAAGCTGCTGTTTCAGAATCCCCTCAATCCCTGGGCCCGTACCGAGGTCGGCAAGTCGGTCGCCGCGGCCTGCGAGTTGTTCGAGCGCACCACGCGCCGCTACGGCAAGCCGGAATGGGGCCTCGACGACACCGAGGTCAACGGCCTCCGCGTTCCCGTCGAGATCCGTTCGGTCTGGGAAAAGCCGTTCTGCCGGCTGCTCTACTTCGATCGCAAGTTCACCCGTCCGCTGCGCAGCCCGCAGCCGCGCGTGCTGATCGTGGCGCCGATGTCCGGCCATTACGCGACGCTGCTGCGCGGCACGGTCGAGGCCTTCCTGCCGGCGCATGAGGTCTACATCACCGACTGGGCCGATGCCCGCATGGTGCCGCTCAGCGAAGGGCGCTTCGATCTCGACGACTACATCGACTACATCATCGAGATGCTGCACGTCCTCGGCGGCAATACCCATGTGATGGCGGTGTGCCAGCCTTCCGTGCCCGTCGTCGCCGCCGTCTCGATCATGGAAGCGCGCCGCGATCCGTTCGTGCCGACCTCGATGACGCTGATGGGCGGCCCGATCGATACGCGCCGCAATCCGACCGGGGTGAACGACCTCGCCCAGCAGCGCGGCATCGACTGGTTCCGCAACCACGTCATCACCAAGGTGCCGTTCCCGCATCCGGGCATGATGCGCGACGTCTATCCGGGATTCCTGCAGCTCAACGGCTTCATCAGCATGAATCTCGACCGGCACATGGATGCTCACAAGCAGCTGTTCGCCAATCTGGTGAAGGGCGACGGCGACCTCGTCGACAAGCACCGCGACTTCTACGACGAATATCTCGCGGTGATGGATCTCTCGGCCGAATATTACCTGCAGACCGTCGACACGGTGTTCGTGAAGCATTCGCTGCCGAAGGGCGAGATGACCCATCGTGGAACCCGCGTCGATCCTTCCAAGGTCACGCGCGTGGCGTTGATGACGGTCGAAGGCGAGAACGACGACATCTCAGGTCTCGGTCAGACCGAAGCGACGCACGGTCTGTGCAGCTCGATTCCCGATCATCGCCGCGTTCATTACGTCCAGAAGGGCGTCGGACATTACGGCGTGTTCAATGGCTCGCGTTTCAAGTCGGAGATCGTGCCGCGGATTCACGACTTCATGGTCTCCGCTGCGAATCCGAGCTCGTTGCAGGCTCTCGCGGCCGAATAA
- a CDS encoding ABC transporter permease, which produces MTELSLHRGISLHRIGAMILRYWYLLLSSWPRLLELLYWPALQVITWGFIQYYIAENASFFARAGGTLIGAVILWDILFRGQLGFSISFLEEMWARNLGNLMMSPLKPIEFLLSLTVMSLIRLAIGIVPMTLLALFLFHFNVYALGLPLIAFFCNLIFTSWSVGIFVSGLVLRHGLGAESIVWTLMFAIMPLACIYYPVSVLPVWLQYVAWALPPTYVFEGMRALLIENTFRIDLMLEALVINAVLLVASFWAFLALLRSAKKHGSLLSGGE; this is translated from the coding sequence ATGACCGAGCTCTCCCTCCACCGCGGCATCTCGCTCCACCGCATCGGTGCGATGATCCTGCGCTACTGGTACCTGCTGCTGTCGTCGTGGCCGCGGCTGCTCGAGCTGTTGTACTGGCCGGCGCTGCAGGTCATCACCTGGGGCTTCATCCAGTACTACATCGCGGAAAACGCCAGCTTCTTCGCGCGGGCCGGCGGCACGCTGATCGGCGCCGTCATCCTCTGGGACATCCTTTTCCGCGGCCAGCTCGGCTTCTCCATCTCGTTCCTGGAAGAGATGTGGGCGCGCAACCTCGGCAACCTCATGATGAGCCCCCTGAAGCCCATCGAGTTTCTGCTGTCGCTGACGGTCATGAGCCTGATCCGGCTCGCCATCGGCATCGTCCCGATGACGCTGCTCGCGCTGTTCCTGTTTCACTTCAACGTTTACGCGCTCGGCCTGCCGCTGATCGCCTTCTTCTGCAATCTGATCTTCACCAGCTGGTCGGTCGGCATCTTCGTCTCGGGCCTTGTGCTGCGGCACGGTCTGGGCGCCGAGAGCATCGTCTGGACCTTGATGTTCGCGATCATGCCGCTTGCCTGCATCTACTATCCCGTCAGCGTGCTGCCGGTCTGGCTGCAATATGTCGCCTGGGCGCTGCCGCCGACCTATGTGTTCGAGGGGATGCGCGCGCTGCTGATCGAGAACACCTTCAGGATCGATCTGATGCTGGAGGCGTTGGTCATCAATGCTGTACTTCTGGTTGCTTCTTTTTGGGCATTCCTTGCCCTTTTGCGCAGCGCCAAAAAACACGGCTCGCTGCTGTCGGGCGGCGAATAG
- a CDS encoding ABC transporter ATP-binding protein: protein MTENDKASSRPTVAEHVSSAAIAVDHLVKVYKQTRAVDDISFSLPRGSITGLLGGNGAGKTTTIAMIMGLVLPTSGRVQVLGHRMPEESAAVLGRMNFESPYVDMPMRLTVRQNLTIFGKLYAVRNLSDRIAELADDLDLTDFIDRANGKLSAGQKTRVALAKALINQPELLLLDEPTASLDPDTADWVRAHMERYRKQNNATILLASHNMLEVERLCDRVIIMKRGRIEDDDTPAAIMTRYNRTTLEEVFLDVARGRVNGAKEAAR from the coding sequence ATGACCGAGAATGACAAGGCTTCAAGTCGGCCGACTGTCGCGGAGCACGTTTCCTCCGCGGCGATTGCGGTCGATCACCTCGTCAAGGTCTACAAGCAGACCCGCGCCGTCGACGACATCTCCTTTTCGCTGCCGCGCGGCAGCATCACCGGGCTCCTGGGCGGCAACGGCGCCGGCAAGACCACGACCATCGCGATGATCATGGGCCTCGTGCTGCCGACCTCCGGCCGCGTGCAGGTGCTCGGGCATCGCATGCCCGAGGAGAGCGCTGCCGTGCTGGGGCGGATGAATTTCGAGAGCCCCTATGTCGACATGCCGATGCGGCTCACGGTGCGGCAGAACCTCACCATCTTCGGCAAGCTCTATGCGGTCAGGAATCTGTCCGACCGCATTGCGGAGCTCGCCGACGATCTCGACCTCACCGATTTCATCGACCGCGCCAACGGAAAACTCTCCGCCGGACAGAAGACCCGCGTCGCGCTGGCGAAAGCGCTGATCAACCAGCCCGAGCTGCTCTTGCTCGACGAGCCGACCGCCTCGCTCGATCCTGACACCGCCGACTGGGTCCGGGCGCATATGGAGCGCTATCGCAAGCAGAACAACGCCACCATCCTGCTGGCCTCGCACAACATGCTCGAGGTCGAGCGGCTCTGCGACCGCGTCATCATCATGAAGCGCGGCCGCATCGAGGACGACGACACGCCTGCGGCCATCATGACGCGCTACAACCGCACCACCCTGGAAGAGGTGTTTCTCGACGTCGCCCGCGGCCGGGTGAACGGTGCGAAGGAGGCGGCAAGATGA
- a CDS encoding ActS/PrrB/RegB family redox-sensitive histidine kinase, producing the protein MTEIAASDFRHAQRHIRLDTILRLRWLAVLGQLAAIFIVAQGLEFNVEIVPCVSIIALSAALNLGLQTAANPMQRLEPMQAAGLLALNIVELAGLLFFTGGLQNPFSFLFLAPVLISATALPARFTFGLGLLAVACASVLFFFHLPLPWDSDDPLVLPPIYLVGVWLSIVLAIGVTSLYSFQVTEEARKLADALAATELVLTREQHLTQLDGLAAAAAHELGTPLATIFLISRELEKTVKDPIFAADLKTLREQTQRCRDILSKITQLSSTGAPFDRMKLSELIEEVVAPHRDFGVDIKVRIAVAVVAEPVGSRNPAILYGVGNIVENAVDFAHTTVEVNAWWNKDTIELLISDDGPGIPPDILNRIGEPYLSRRRAQDDVGGERRGLGLGVFIARTLLERTGAKVSFTNRIFPEHGAVVHITWPRPRFEAIETLEETIG; encoded by the coding sequence ATGACCGAAATTGCCGCTTCCGACTTCCGCCACGCGCAGCGGCACATCCGCCTCGACACCATTCTGCGGCTGCGCTGGCTCGCGGTGCTGGGCCAGCTCGCTGCGATCTTCATCGTGGCGCAGGGGCTGGAGTTCAACGTCGAGATCGTTCCCTGTGTCAGCATCATCGCGCTGTCGGCCGCGCTCAATCTGGGCCTCCAGACCGCTGCAAATCCGATGCAGCGGCTGGAGCCGATGCAGGCGGCCGGCCTGCTGGCGCTCAACATCGTGGAGCTGGCGGGGCTGTTGTTCTTCACCGGCGGACTGCAGAACCCGTTCTCGTTCCTGTTTCTCGCACCCGTGCTGATCTCGGCGACGGCGCTGCCGGCCCGCTTCACCTTCGGCCTCGGCCTGCTCGCCGTCGCCTGCGCCTCGGTGCTGTTCTTCTTCCACCTGCCGCTGCCCTGGGACTCCGACGATCCCCTGGTGCTGCCGCCGATCTATCTCGTCGGCGTCTGGCTCTCGATCGTGCTCGCGATCGGCGTCACCAGCCTCTACTCGTTCCAGGTGACCGAGGAGGCGCGCAAGCTCGCGGACGCGCTGGCCGCGACTGAGCTGGTGCTGACGCGCGAGCAGCATCTGACCCAGCTCGACGGCCTCGCCGCCGCGGCCGCGCACGAGCTCGGCACGCCGCTCGCGACCATCTTCCTGATCTCGCGCGAGCTGGAAAAGACGGTGAAGGATCCGATCTTTGCCGCAGACCTGAAGACGCTGCGCGAGCAGACCCAGCGCTGCCGCGACATCCTCAGCAAGATCACCCAGCTCTCCTCCACCGGCGCACCGTTCGACCGCATGAAGCTGTCGGAGCTGATCGAGGAGGTGGTGGCCCCGCACCGCGATTTCGGCGTCGACATCAAGGTGCGGATCGCGGTGGCCGTGGTCGCCGAGCCGGTCGGCTCACGCAACCCGGCGATCCTCTACGGTGTCGGCAACATCGTCGAGAATGCAGTCGATTTCGCCCATACCACCGTCGAGGTGAACGCCTGGTGGAACAAGGACACGATCGAGCTCCTGATCTCCGACGACGGCCCGGGCATTCCGCCTGACATCCTCAACCGGATCGGCGAGCCGTATTTGTCGCGGCGACGCGCCCAGGATGACGTCGGCGGCGAGCGGCGCGGCCTCGGCCTCGGCGTGTTCATCGCACGCACCCTGCTCGAGCGCACCGGCGCCAAGGTCTCGTTTACCAACCGGATCTTCCCGGAACACGGCGCGGTGGTGCACATCACGTGGCCCAGGCCGCGTTTTGAGGCTATCGAGACGCTCGAAGAAACAATAGGATAG
- a CDS encoding ActR/PrrA/RegA family redox response regulator transcription factor: MNAIAELNEQADRSLLIVEDDKPFLERLSRAMETRGFSVTSCDTVSDGLAQIGKAAPAFAVVDLRLGDGNGLDVVSALKKKRPDARAIVLTGYGNIATAVTAVKMGAIDYLSKPADADDVVAALLSTSAEKSELPTNPMSADRVRWEHIQRIYEMCNRNVSETARRLNMHRRTLQRILAKRAPR; encoded by the coding sequence TTGAACGCCATCGCCGAACTGAATGAACAGGCCGACCGCTCGCTTCTCATCGTGGAGGACGACAAGCCGTTTCTGGAGCGCTTGTCGCGCGCGATGGAGACCCGCGGCTTTTCGGTGACGTCGTGCGACACGGTCTCGGACGGTCTCGCGCAGATCGGCAAGGCAGCACCCGCATTCGCGGTTGTCGACTTGCGGCTCGGTGACGGCAATGGTCTCGACGTGGTCTCGGCGCTGAAGAAGAAGCGCCCAGATGCACGCGCGATCGTGCTGACCGGCTATGGCAACATCGCCACCGCCGTGACCGCGGTGAAGATGGGCGCGATCGATTATCTCTCGAAGCCCGCGGATGCCGACGACGTCGTCGCCGCACTGCTCTCGACCAGCGCGGAAAAGTCCGAGCTGCCGACCAACCCGATGTCCGCCGACCGCGTGCGCTGGGAGCACATCCAGCGCATCTACGAGATGTGCAACCGCAACGTCTCGGAAACGGCGCGGCGACTGAACATGCACCGGCGCACGCTGCAGCGCATTCTGGCGAAGCGCGCGCCGCGGTAA
- a CDS encoding MmcB family DNA repair protein gives MDNTARIALVPPPDRRQSETALAIARGTARLLRSLGFTCISELPLPSGRRADLVALNERGEIWIVEIKSSVEDLRADQKWHEYRAHCDRLFFAFTQDLPCEIFPEDTGLIIADAYGAHMHCEAPEHKLAAATRKQMTVRFAMAAALRINRLVDPQGHADFWE, from the coding sequence ATGGACAACACCGCCCGCATCGCCCTCGTGCCGCCGCCGGATCGCCGCCAGTCCGAGACGGCGCTGGCCATCGCGCGCGGCACCGCGCGGCTGTTACGTTCGCTCGGCTTCACCTGCATCAGCGAATTGCCGCTGCCGTCGGGCCGGCGTGCGGATCTGGTGGCGCTGAACGAGCGCGGCGAGATCTGGATCGTCGAGATCAAGTCGTCGGTCGAGGATTTGCGCGCCGACCAGAAATGGCACGAATACCGCGCCCATTGCGACCGGCTGTTCTTCGCCTTCACGCAGGATCTGCCGTGCGAGATCTTTCCCGAAGACACCGGCCTGATCATCGCCGACGCCTACGGCGCGCACATGCATTGCGAGGCGCCCGAGCACAAGCTCGCCGCCGCCACGCGCAAGCAGATGACGGTGCGGTTTGCGATGGCGGCGGCCTTGCGGATCAACCGCCTGGTCGATCCGCAGGGCCACGCGGATTTCTGGGAATAG